The following coding sequences lie in one Xanthomonas hyacinthi genomic window:
- a CDS encoding 4'-phosphopantetheinyl transferase family protein — translation MAARHALLRLGTPDQEIGTGAFREPLWPTGIVGSITHTRSYAAAIALPASNYTGIGIDIEHLIAAKAQHTVESTALVASERTLLKGLTGDLSYETSLTVAFSAKESFFKGTFATVKHYFGFEAVELTALDNASGTLELMIVQPLATNLPIGRRFMLRFGFIDSETLITSFLW, via the coding sequence TTGGCGGCGCGTCACGCGCTCTTGCGGCTCGGCACTCCCGATCAGGAGATAGGCACCGGTGCATTTCGCGAGCCACTATGGCCAACAGGAATCGTCGGGAGCATTACACACACACGCTCCTATGCGGCCGCTATCGCTCTGCCGGCGAGCAATTACACAGGGATCGGCATCGACATCGAACACCTCATTGCCGCAAAGGCACAGCATACTGTCGAAAGTACCGCCCTAGTTGCGAGTGAGCGGACTTTGCTGAAGGGCCTGACAGGCGATCTATCGTATGAGACATCGTTGACTGTTGCTTTTTCCGCCAAGGAAAGCTTCTTCAAGGGAACCTTCGCAACGGTGAAGCACTACTTCGGGTTCGAAGCTGTCGAGCTTACCGCGTTAGATAACGCTAGCGGAACACTGGAGCTGATGATCGTCCAGCCTCTCGCGACCAATCTACCCATAGGCAGGCGCTTTATGCTGCGGTTCGGGTTTATCGATTCGGAAACCCTGATCACCAGCTTCCTATGGTGA